The genome window CCACCTGGCAACGAGAAGCTTTCGATGCAGATGCATGCGGACATGATGCAGGCGATGGGCGAGATCATGCGCAAGTACGCGGACAAGATCCAGACGCCACCGACGAAGTAAGGACGCTGTCCAGATCCGAACCATTTGAAAAGGAGTACCACCACCATGAAATGCAATCCGAAAGCAATGATCACCGCAGGCATCGCTCTGGCGGCAATGCTGGCAGCCGCCTATGCCCTATTGCCGCCGGTCCGAGCGCTTGTCCTGGGTATTGGGCCGTATCTCCTGCTCTTGATCTGCCCATTGTCGATGTGGCTGATGATGAAGAGCATGAGCGCGCAGGACGATCAAGTGGGCGGAATGACCGAGCAAGCGCCAAAGCAGAAGCCCCATCCATTTCGAATCAAGGAGTGACAGGACGGCAGAGCAATTGGCACGCATGGCGGACGCGTACCCGGGCCGCCAACGAAGAGAGAGGTAACACGTGAACAAATCGTTGATATGGAGAGTCC of Cupriavidus taiwanensis contains these proteins:
- a CDS encoding DUF2933 domain-containing protein, which encodes MKCNPKAMITAGIALAAMLAAAYALLPPVRALVLGIGPYLLLLICPLSMWLMMKSMSAQDDQVGGMTEQAPKQKPHPFRIKE